A single Prevotella sp. E15-22 DNA region contains:
- a CDS encoding carbon-nitrogen hydrolase codes for MKTGIIQQHNTPDIEANKQRLAEKIRKLAHEGAELVVLQELHNGLYFCQVEDVNLFDQAEPIPGPSTEFFGALAKELQIVIVTSLFERRAAGLYHNTAVVLEKDGSIAGIYRKMHIPDDPGYYEKFYFTPGDLGFQPIQTSVGKLGVLVCWDQWYPEAARLMALAGAEMLIYPTAIGYDPHDTRDEQERQRMAWQTVQRGHAVANGLPVITVNRVGDEDGVPFWGTSFVAGPQGELLYEAPTDQEVETVIDVDLKRSEQVRRWWPFLRDRRIESYTNLTSRFID; via the coding sequence ATGAAAACAGGAATCATTCAGCAACACAACACCCCCGATATCGAGGCCAACAAGCAGCGCTTGGCCGAGAAGATACGCAAACTCGCCCACGAAGGCGCAGAACTGGTAGTCCTTCAGGAGCTTCATAATGGCTTGTATTTCTGCCAGGTAGAGGATGTCAACCTCTTCGACCAGGCAGAGCCCATTCCAGGCCCCTCCACCGAGTTTTTCGGTGCCTTGGCCAAGGAACTGCAGATTGTCATCGTCACCTCACTCTTCGAGCGTCGTGCCGCAGGACTCTATCATAACACCGCGGTGGTGCTCGAGAAAGACGGCTCCATTGCAGGCATCTATCGCAAGATGCATATCCCCGACGATCCTGGTTACTACGAGAAGTTCTATTTCACCCCCGGCGACCTCGGTTTCCAGCCCATCCAGACCTCAGTAGGAAAGTTGGGCGTACTCGTCTGCTGGGACCAGTGGTATCCCGAGGCAGCACGTCTCATGGCCCTGGCGGGTGCCGAGATGCTCATCTATCCCACCGCCATTGGCTATGACCCTCATGACACTCGCGACGAGCAGGAGCGCCAGCGTATGGCCTGGCAGACGGTGCAGCGTGGCCATGCCGTGGCCAACGGTCTGCCCGTTATCACGGTCAACCGTGTGGGCGACGAGGATGGTGTGCCTTTCTGGGGCACCAGCTTTGTAGCTGGGCCGCAGGGTGAGCTCCTTTATGAGGCGCCCACCGACCAGGAGGTAGAAACCGTCATTGATGTTGATCTTAAGCGCAGTGAGCAGGTTCGCCGCTGGTGGCCTTTCCTGCGCGACAGGCGGATTGAGTCTTACACCAATCTCACCTCTCGCTTTATCGACTAA
- a CDS encoding cofactor-independent phosphoglycerate mutase, whose product MKHLIILGDGMADHKVERLGGKTLLQYARPEYMNRLAKAGRTGRLVTVPEGFPPGSEVANTAILGYDLNQVYEGRGPLEAASIGYEMQADDLALRCNIITLEDGKIITHNGGNLQTEDARVLIDYLNENLAKPINEQEGCERVKFICGIQYRHLLIIKGGNKHIQCAPPHDHPNEPWRRLLVTPESSLVGSDIVAARRTAALLNELILKSQELLAQHPFNQARAARGERQANSIWPWSGGYRPSMQTLMQQYPQIHSGAVISAVDLIQGIGKYAGLRIIKVAGATGLADTNYEGKAQAAIEALQQDDFVFVHVEATDEAGHDGDLDLKLKAIDYLDQRLIKPIVEACEKMSEPVCIAILPDHPTPVEQRIHVNEPVPFLIYYKGIEPDSVEHYDEESCVTGGYGLLRLQQFMQEFMKIN is encoded by the coding sequence ATGAAACATCTCATCATCCTCGGCGACGGCATGGCAGACCACAAGGTGGAACGCCTGGGAGGCAAGACCCTCCTGCAATATGCCCGTCCTGAATATATGAACCGACTGGCCAAGGCTGGTCGTACAGGTCGTCTCGTCACAGTGCCCGAGGGCTTCCCTCCTGGCAGTGAGGTGGCCAACACGGCCATCCTGGGCTACGACCTCAACCAGGTATACGAGGGACGCGGCCCACTCGAGGCAGCCTCTATCGGTTACGAGATGCAGGCCGACGATTTGGCCCTGCGCTGTAACATCATCACGCTCGAGGATGGTAAGATCATCACGCATAACGGCGGTAACCTCCAGACCGAGGATGCACGCGTACTCATCGACTATCTCAACGAGAACCTCGCCAAACCCATCAACGAGCAAGAGGGCTGCGAGCGCGTCAAGTTCATCTGTGGCATCCAGTATCGCCATCTGCTCATCATCAAGGGCGGCAACAAGCATATCCAGTGTGCCCCGCCCCATGATCATCCCAATGAGCCCTGGCGCAGACTCCTGGTAACCCCCGAGTCCTCTCTCGTAGGCAGCGACATTGTCGCTGCACGACGCACAGCGGCTCTTCTCAACGAGTTAATTTTGAAGTCACAGGAACTCCTCGCCCAGCACCCCTTCAACCAGGCGCGTGCGGCCCGTGGCGAGCGCCAGGCCAACAGCATCTGGCCCTGGAGCGGTGGCTATCGTCCCTCCATGCAGACGCTCATGCAGCAGTACCCCCAGATCCATTCTGGGGCGGTCATCTCGGCTGTCGACCTCATCCAGGGCATTGGCAAGTATGCTGGTCTGCGCATCATCAAGGTGGCAGGCGCCACCGGACTCGCAGACACCAACTACGAGGGTAAGGCGCAGGCAGCCATCGAGGCCCTGCAGCAGGACGACTTCGTGTTTGTGCATGTAGAGGCCACCGACGAGGCGGGGCATGACGGAGACCTCGACCTGAAGCTCAAGGCCATCGACTACCTGGACCAGCGACTCATCAAGCCCATTGTCGAGGCCTGCGAAAAGATGAGCGAGCCCGTATGCATCGCCATCCTGCCTGATCACCCCACCCCTGTGGAGCAGCGCATCCATGTCAACGAGCCCGTGCCCTTCCTTATCTATTATAAAGGAATAGAGCCCGACAGCGTGGAGCACTACGACGAGGAGTCATGCGTCACTGGTGGCTACGGACTCCTGCGCCTCCAGCAGTTTATGCAAGAATTCATGAAAATCAATTAA
- the thrC gene encoding threonine synthase: MKYYSTNGKAPVADLRKAVVKGLAEDRGLYMPEVIHQLPKQFFTDMPNMSFQDIAFNVASAFFGDDVDLDSLQDLVYDTLQFPCPVVKVKDRSAEGRLQGKNIYSLELFHGPTLAFKDVGARFMARLLQYFLRHGSSSFPVSCNSVAANKEVNVLVATSGDTGSAVANGFLGVEGIHVYVLYPKGKVSPIQECQFTTLGKNITAIEVDGVFDDCQALVKSAFMDQELNEHMMLTSANSINVARFLPQAFYYFNAVAQLSALGHQPSDIVICVPSGNFGNICAALFGHQMGMPVKRFIAANNANDIFYNYLQTGQYNPKPSKQTLANAMDVGDPSNFARIINLYSQNGKLSPEETHQRITSLISGATYSDEQIRETMRQCYKETGYILDPHGACGYRALEEQLKPGEIGVFCETAHPAKFKEKVDEILGIDVEIPERLAAFMKGQKQSVPMTKNFDDFKKYLLAQ; the protein is encoded by the coding sequence ATGAAATACTATAGCACCAATGGAAAAGCCCCTGTGGCTGACCTGCGCAAGGCCGTGGTAAAAGGCCTGGCCGAAGACCGCGGACTCTATATGCCCGAAGTGATTCACCAGTTGCCCAAGCAGTTCTTCACCGACATGCCGAACATGTCGTTCCAGGACATTGCCTTCAATGTGGCCAGTGCCTTCTTTGGCGACGATGTAGACCTGGACAGTCTGCAGGACCTGGTATACGACACCCTGCAGTTCCCCTGCCCTGTGGTCAAGGTCAAGGACCGCTCGGCCGAAGGACGCTTGCAAGGCAAGAATATCTACTCCCTGGAACTCTTCCATGGTCCCACCCTGGCCTTCAAGGATGTTGGTGCCCGCTTCATGGCGCGCCTGCTGCAGTATTTCCTGCGTCACGGCAGTTCATCCTTCCCCGTAAGCTGCAACAGTGTTGCAGCCAACAAGGAAGTCAACGTCCTTGTGGCCACCTCTGGCGACACAGGCTCTGCCGTGGCCAACGGCTTCCTGGGTGTCGAGGGCATTCATGTCTATGTACTCTATCCCAAGGGCAAAGTGTCACCCATCCAGGAGTGCCAGTTTACCACCCTGGGCAAGAATATCACAGCCATCGAGGTCGATGGTGTCTTCGACGACTGTCAGGCATTGGTCAAGAGTGCCTTCATGGACCAGGAACTCAACGAGCACATGATGCTCACCTCGGCCAACTCTATCAACGTGGCGCGTTTCCTGCCCCAGGCCTTCTATTATTTCAATGCCGTAGCACAACTCTCAGCCCTCGGCCATCAGCCCTCAGACATCGTCATCTGCGTTCCTTCCGGCAACTTCGGCAACATCTGTGCGGCCCTGTTTGGCCATCAGATGGGCATGCCCGTCAAGCGTTTCATCGCGGCTAATAATGCCAACGATATCTTCTATAATTATCTGCAGACGGGCCAGTACAACCCCAAGCCCTCTAAGCAGACACTGGCCAACGCCATGGATGTGGGCGATCCCTCCAACTTTGCCCGTATCATCAACCTCTATTCCCAGAACGGCAAACTGTCGCCCGAGGAGACCCACCAGCGCATCACCTCGCTCATCAGTGGTGCCACCTATAGCGACGAGCAGATCCGCGAGACCATGCGCCAGTGCTATAAGGAGACAGGCTATATCCTCGATCCTCACGGAGCCTGTGGCTATCGTGCCCTCGAGGAACAACTCAAGCCCGGCGAGATCGGCGTGTTCTGCGAGACGGCCCATCCGGCTAAGTTCAAGGAGAAGGTCGACGAGATCCTGGGCATCGACGTGGAGATTCCTGAGCGTCTGGCAGCCTTCATGAAGGGCCAGAAGCAAAGTGTGCCCATGACCAAGAACTTTGATGACTTTAAGAAATACTTGTTAGCACAATGA
- a CDS encoding agmatine deiminase family protein, with protein sequence MTKRRMLAEWEPQSMVQLTWPHKDTDWAPILPEITAVYEEMAREISKRETLLVVAPKDSGLTTSFISHLSSSCPTNDTWARDHGFITVEDTSDIRHQTSDIKLLDFQFNGWGEKFEAKLDNAINKHLYEQGLVKGNYEDHLDFVLEGGSIESDGKGTIFTTTCCLMAPHRNQPLTQTQIEERLKAYLGAERVVWLNHGSLIGDDTDGHIDTLARICPNDTIVYTGGDADHPDLALMEEELKALRTLEGKPYRLLKLPLPRPIYDPPVAEGSVVNDAIVAEGIESGDAVANGDRLPATYANYLIINGAVLVPTYAQPDLDAEAMRIIGEAFPDREIIGIDCRAVIKQHGSLHCCTMQYYQ encoded by the coding sequence ATGACGAAAAGACGAATGCTCGCGGAATGGGAGCCCCAAAGCATGGTGCAACTCACGTGGCCTCACAAGGACACGGACTGGGCCCCTATTCTCCCCGAGATCACCGCTGTTTATGAAGAGATGGCACGCGAGATATCAAAGCGCGAGACCCTGCTGGTGGTAGCCCCAAAAGATTCAGGACTAACCACATCTTTCATCTCTCATCTTTCATCTTCCTGTCCCACCAACGACACCTGGGCGCGCGACCATGGCTTCATCACCGTTGAGGATACATCAGACATCAGACATCAGACATCAGACATCAAACTTCTCGATTTCCAGTTCAACGGCTGGGGCGAGAAGTTCGAGGCGAAGCTCGACAACGCCATCAACAAGCACCTCTACGAGCAGGGACTGGTCAAGGGCAACTACGAAGACCATCTCGACTTCGTCCTCGAGGGCGGCTCTATCGAGAGTGATGGCAAAGGCACCATTTTTACCACCACCTGTTGCCTGATGGCACCTCACAGAAACCAGCCCCTCACACAGACCCAGATAGAGGAACGCCTCAAAGCATATCTGGGTGCCGAGCGCGTGGTGTGGCTCAACCACGGCTCCCTGATTGGCGATGACACCGATGGCCATATCGACACGCTGGCACGCATCTGTCCCAACGACACCATTGTCTATACCGGTGGCGATGCTGACCATCCCGACCTGGCCCTGATGGAAGAAGAGTTGAAAGCCCTGCGCACTCTGGAAGGCAAGCCCTACCGTCTGCTGAAACTCCCTCTTCCCCGTCCTATCTATGACCCGCCTGTGGCAGAAGGTTCTGTAGTCAACGATGCCATCGTTGCAGAAGGTATAGAGAGCGGTGACGCCGTTGCAAATGGCGACAGGCTCCCAGCCACCTATGCCAACTACCTCATCATCAATGGTGCAGTGTTGGTGCCCACCTATGCACAGCCAGACCTCGATGCAGAGGCCATGCGCATCATTGGTGAGGCCTTCCCCGACCGTGAGATCATTGGCATCGACTGCCGGGCCGTTATCAAGCAGCATGGCTCGCTCCATTGCTGCACCATGCAATACTATCAATAA
- a CDS encoding BT0820 family HAD-type phosphatase translates to MTIAVDFDGTIVEHRYPQIGEEIPFAVETLKMLVQDHHKLILWSVREGELLEEAVNWCKERGLEFYAVNRDYPEETVENNPHFSRKLKADMFIDDRNLGGLPDWGTMYRMIKHHRKWEHLIDEAGHNSFEWHRPPKKKHWWQF, encoded by the coding sequence ATGACTATAGCTGTTGATTTTGATGGCACCATCGTGGAGCATCGCTACCCACAGATTGGTGAGGAGATACCTTTTGCCGTGGAAACACTGAAGATGCTGGTCCAGGACCATCACAAGCTGATCCTGTGGTCTGTCCGTGAGGGCGAACTGCTGGAGGAGGCTGTGAACTGGTGTAAGGAGCGTGGACTGGAGTTTTATGCGGTGAACCGTGACTATCCTGAGGAGACGGTGGAGAACAACCCGCATTTTTCGCGCAAGCTGAAGGCGGACATGTTTATCGATGACCGTAACCTGGGGGGACTGCCCGACTGGGGGACCATGTATCGCATGATTAAGCATCATCGTAAATGGGAACACCTGATTGACGAGGCGGGACATAACTCGTTTGAGTGGCACCGCCCGCCAAAGAAAAAGCACTGGTGGCAGTTCTAA
- a CDS encoding FprA family A-type flavoprotein, protein MISDTIKYIGVDDIDIDLFESQYVVPEGMSYNSYLIDDEKIAVMDTVDARKADEWKTNLTKALNGRQPDYLVVHHMEPDHSALIAWMLETYPQVQLVCSAQAVKMLSNFFEGVDFEGRVTTVKEGDTLSLGHHTLQFIGAAMIHWPEVIMTYDLTDKVLFSADGFGKFGALVNETDDWACEARRYYFNICGKYGTQVQSVLKKAAAIDIQTICPLHGPVLKGEALAEAIRLYDIWSKYEPESEGILIAYASIHGGTAKAAEHFAEMLRQKGAKKVVVSDLSRSDMAEVIEDAFRYPTVVVAASSYDAGVFPVMHDFLYHLQIKNYQKRKFGIIENGSWAPTAGRTMCTMIESLKDCEIIEPMVTIRSRMKSTDEPLLLQLADNLLK, encoded by the coding sequence ATGATAAGCGATACCATCAAGTATATCGGTGTTGACGACATCGACATCGATCTCTTCGAGAGTCAGTATGTGGTGCCCGAGGGCATGAGTTACAACTCCTATCTCATTGACGATGAGAAGATTGCCGTCATGGACACGGTCGATGCCCGCAAGGCCGACGAGTGGAAGACCAACCTCACAAAGGCTCTGAACGGCCGTCAGCCCGATTATCTCGTTGTTCACCACATGGAGCCCGACCACTCGGCCCTCATTGCCTGGATGCTGGAGACCTATCCTCAGGTACAACTCGTTTGCAGTGCGCAGGCCGTGAAGATGCTGTCAAACTTCTTCGAGGGCGTCGATTTCGAGGGGCGCGTGACCACGGTTAAGGAGGGCGACACCCTCTCGCTGGGCCACCACACCCTGCAGTTCATTGGTGCCGCCATGATCCACTGGCCCGAGGTCATCATGACCTACGACCTCACCGACAAGGTACTCTTCTCGGCCGACGGTTTCGGTAAGTTTGGCGCCTTAGTTAATGAGACCGACGATTGGGCATGCGAGGCCCGTCGTTATTATTTTAACATCTGTGGCAAGTACGGCACCCAGGTGCAGAGCGTCCTCAAGAAGGCCGCTGCCATTGATATCCAGACCATCTGTCCCCTGCACGGACCAGTACTCAAGGGTGAGGCCCTGGCCGAAGCCATCCGTCTGTATGACATCTGGAGCAAGTACGAGCCCGAGAGCGAGGGCATCCTCATTGCCTATGCCAGCATCCATGGCGGCACGGCCAAGGCTGCCGAGCACTTTGCGGAGATGCTTCGTCAGAAAGGCGCGAAGAAGGTTGTAGTGAGTGATTTGAGTCGCTCGGATATGGCGGAGGTCATCGAAGATGCGTTCCGCTATCCCACGGTGGTGGTAGCAGCCTCGAGCTACGATGCAGGTGTCTTCCCCGTGATGCACGACTTCTTGTACCACCTGCAGATTAAGAACTACCAGAAGCGCAAATTCGGTATCATCGAGAACGGCAGTTGGGCCCCCACCGCAGGTCGCACCATGTGCACCATGATCGAATCCCTGAAGGACTGCGAGATCATCGAGCCCATGGTCACCATTCGTTCGCGCATGAAGTCCACGGATGAGCCCCTTCTTCTGCAGCTAGCTGACAACCTGCTGAAATAA
- a CDS encoding polysaccharide biosynthesis/export family protein, which produces MKKLSLIFVVSVVSLVMASFSSCGSVKNIAYIQNSDSVNYEKSQYLYDAKIMPKDEITITVNTTDPEVSLPYNLLMQNAYQQGRTLSSGAGGTLMPYLVDNEGCINFPVIGRLHVAGLTKRQCERMIQEKIKPFLAENENPIVTVRMSSYSISVLGEVAKPGSYMVSREEINVFEALAQAGDLTIYGVRDRVKLIRKNPDGQKEVHTLNLNDAGIVNSPYYYLQQNDILYVEPNKVKAQNSSVGSMTTLWFSATSILISLTSLMYNILK; this is translated from the coding sequence ATGAAGAAACTGAGTCTTATTTTTGTTGTATCAGTGGTATCACTGGTGATGGCTTCCTTCTCTTCGTGCGGCAGCGTGAAGAACATTGCCTATATCCAGAATAGTGATAGTGTCAACTACGAGAAGTCGCAGTATCTCTATGATGCGAAGATCATGCCGAAGGATGAGATTACCATCACGGTGAACACGACGGATCCTGAGGTGTCGCTGCCCTATAACCTGCTGATGCAGAATGCTTACCAGCAGGGTCGTACACTGTCGTCGGGTGCTGGTGGTACGCTGATGCCTTACCTTGTGGATAATGAGGGTTGCATCAACTTCCCAGTGATTGGTCGTCTGCATGTGGCTGGCTTGACCAAGCGTCAGTGCGAGCGCATGATCCAGGAGAAGATCAAGCCGTTCCTGGCTGAGAACGAGAACCCTATCGTCACCGTGCGCATGTCGAGCTACTCAATCTCGGTACTGGGTGAGGTGGCTAAGCCAGGTAGTTATATGGTGTCGCGTGAGGAGATTAACGTGTTTGAGGCGCTGGCTCAGGCTGGTGACCTGACGATCTATGGTGTGCGCGACCGTGTGAAACTGATTCGTAAGAACCCTGATGGACAGAAGGAGGTGCACACGCTGAACCTGAACGATGCGGGCATCGTGAACTCACCTTATTACTATCTGCAGCAGAACGATATCCTGTATGTGGAGCCTAACAAGGTGAAGGCGCAGAACTCTAGCGTGGGTAGCATGACAACGTTGTGGTTCAGTGCTACGAGCATCCTCATCTCACTGACTTCTCTGATGTATAACATTCTTAAGTAA
- a CDS encoding tyrosine-protein kinase, producing the protein MTLEEKKANLAENEELLNAENDAQSWFTFQNIYAILILNWQWFLLTMFIFLCGALIYLRYTDPTYSVSARMLIKEDKNARRNTGNMLANMQDLGFMTNSVGLENEMEILQSNVLLRSAVKDLKLYTEYYSKGYVKKNLTYGNQPINVDLDPVSLDSLDKLIMDETRTMEMSIVRKEQVYEVNGLLKKNGKPAGSFLKQFKQLPASCKTAYGTLTFTKNVVNKADSLNGTWIVKIMPPMLVARKYLAAMNVAATSKQTDIAEITLKDANPKRGIDFLRALVNCYNRQANADKNEIALKTEEFINERIEKINEELGKTESKLQSYKKVNEVVDLQLDAAQTLQMTNEYSTKLAEASSQIQLLDYLRQYVDNPANQYSIIPSNVGMTDAASTALITSYNQTVQDRNRYLQTASAHAPQVLTLTSTLDQLQVSIINALTQARRSAEIQRKSVQDQYSKYQSRVGKTPDQERVLTEIGRQQEVRSGLYLMLLQKREENSISLAATADKGKLIDDPQYLGIVSPKRSIILLAALVLGFALPLLVLFLISFFRYRIEGRDDVMKLTSLPIVADVPVASDSVKTTAGIVVQANKNNQIDEIFRSLRTNIQFLMKENEKVILFTSSTSGEGKTFLAANLAVSFALLGKKVVLCGLDIRKPALGKLFNVSDRKAGATALLVKNEVTTADVRAQITPSGVNDNLDLLLAGPTPPNPTELLARRNMQDIIEILKQQYDYVILDTAPVGLVTDTLQIAKFTNVSCYVCRADYTPKANLGVVNTLAKENKLPNTCIILNGVDMSKKKYGYYYGYGKYGKYGRYGYGRYGYGKYGYGNYGNYGNYADSRYSNKNDDSIKK; encoded by the coding sequence ATGACGTTAGAAGAAAAAAAGGCTAACCTTGCCGAAAACGAGGAACTCCTGAATGCTGAAAACGATGCCCAGTCGTGGTTTACGTTTCAGAATATCTATGCCATTCTGATCCTGAACTGGCAGTGGTTCTTGCTGACTATGTTTATCTTCTTGTGTGGCGCACTGATTTATCTGCGTTACACAGATCCGACTTACTCGGTGTCGGCTCGCATGCTGATTAAGGAGGATAAGAATGCCCGTCGTAATACCGGAAATATGCTGGCCAATATGCAGGACCTGGGCTTTATGACCAATTCGGTGGGTCTGGAGAACGAGATGGAGATCCTGCAGAGTAACGTGCTGCTGCGCAGTGCGGTGAAGGACCTGAAGCTCTACACGGAGTATTACAGCAAGGGTTATGTGAAGAAGAACCTGACTTACGGCAACCAGCCCATCAACGTGGATCTGGATCCGGTGAGTCTGGATAGTCTGGACAAGTTGATTATGGACGAGACGCGTACCATGGAGATGAGCATTGTCCGCAAGGAACAGGTATATGAGGTGAACGGCTTGCTGAAGAAGAATGGTAAGCCTGCGGGCTCGTTCTTAAAGCAGTTTAAGCAACTGCCTGCTTCGTGCAAGACGGCCTATGGCACACTGACCTTCACCAAGAATGTGGTGAACAAGGCTGACAGCCTGAATGGTACGTGGATTGTGAAGATTATGCCGCCCATGCTGGTGGCTCGCAAATACCTGGCTGCCATGAACGTGGCTGCTACCTCGAAACAGACGGATATCGCTGAGATTACGCTGAAGGATGCGAACCCCAAGCGTGGTATCGACTTCCTGCGTGCACTGGTGAACTGCTACAACCGTCAGGCCAATGCTGACAAGAACGAGATTGCGCTGAAGACGGAGGAGTTTATCAATGAGCGTATCGAGAAGATCAACGAGGAACTGGGTAAGACGGAGAGTAAGCTGCAGAGCTATAAAAAGGTGAACGAGGTGGTTGACCTGCAGTTGGATGCTGCTCAGACACTGCAGATGACGAATGAATACTCTACAAAACTGGCCGAGGCCAGCTCGCAGATCCAGTTGCTGGACTACCTGCGCCAGTATGTGGACAACCCTGCCAACCAGTATAGCATCATCCCCTCGAACGTGGGTATGACGGATGCGGCTTCTACGGCGTTGATTACGAGTTACAACCAGACTGTGCAGGACCGCAACCGCTATCTGCAGACTGCCAGTGCGCATGCACCTCAGGTGCTGACACTGACCAGCACGCTAGACCAGTTGCAGGTGTCTATCATCAATGCCTTGACGCAGGCCCGCCGCTCGGCTGAGATCCAACGCAAGAGTGTGCAGGACCAGTACTCGAAGTACCAGAGTCGTGTGGGTAAGACGCCCGACCAGGAGCGTGTGCTCACAGAGATTGGTCGCCAACAGGAGGTGCGCTCGGGCTTGTACCTGATGCTGCTGCAGAAGCGCGAGGAGAACAGTATCTCGCTGGCTGCTACGGCCGATAAGGGTAAACTGATTGACGATCCTCAGTATCTGGGCATCGTGAGTCCTAAGCGTTCTATCATCCTTCTGGCTGCCTTGGTACTGGGCTTTGCCCTGCCCCTGCTGGTGCTGTTCCTCATCAGCTTCTTCCGCTACCGTATTGAGGGTCGCGATGATGTGATGAAGTTGACCAGTCTGCCCATCGTGGCTGATGTGCCCGTGGCCAGCGATAGTGTGAAGACGACTGCCGGCATCGTGGTGCAGGCTAACAAAAATAACCAGATTGACGAGATATTCCGCTCGCTGCGTACGAACATCCAGTTCCTGATGAAGGAGAACGAGAAGGTGATCCTCTTTACCTCGTCTACGTCGGGTGAGGGTAAGACGTTCCTGGCCGCTAACCTGGCCGTGTCGTTCGCATTGCTGGGTAAGAAGGTGGTGCTCTGCGGCTTGGACATCCGTAAGCCTGCGTTGGGTAAGTTGTTCAACGTGAGCGACCGTAAGGCTGGTGCTACGGCACTGCTGGTGAAGAACGAGGTGACCACGGCTGACGTGCGCGCCCAGATCACTCCCTCGGGTGTGAACGACAATCTCGACCTGCTGCTGGCTGGTCCTACGCCTCCTAACCCCACTGAGCTGTTGGCCCGCCGCAACATGCAGGATATCATCGAGATTCTGAAACAGCAGTATGACTATGTGATTCTTGATACGGCTCCTGTGGGTCTGGTGACGGATACACTGCAGATCGCTAAGTTCACGAACGTGAGCTGCTATGTGTGTCGTGCCGACTACACGCCAAAGGCTAACCTGGGTGTGGTGAACACGCTGGCTAAGGAGAACAAGTTGCCGAACACGTGCATCATCCTGAATGGTGTGGATATGTCGAAGAAGAAGTATGGCTACTACTATGGCTACGGCAAGTATGGCAAGTACGGACGCTACGGCTACGGTCGCTATGGCTATGGTAAGTATGGCTATGGCAACTATGGAAACTACGGAAATTATGCTGACTCGCGCTACAGTAACAAGAACGATGATAGTATTAAGAAATGA